TTGTAAATTCACATATACccatatatataattataatctCATTTGAATAATTATATATGTGGACAAAATCACCTTAATATAGGAATATgcaaagtacttttaaaatcaaacttaGTATCTACAAACAATAATCAACAGCTTCAAGATCTCCACCAGATGGTGAACAAAAGCATGAAGcgaaaaaaataaacaacaaagaactaatctacattttaaaacactctCAGGAGACTGCAGTCACAGatagtgaaaattaaaaataatttctcactCCAAATTAAACAGTGGAAATCCCATCTCAAaatactaaatgaaaaaaaaaaacatttttatgggCAGAAAATTGATGAAAAGTAGCCAaagataatttgaaaaaaaaaagaggaaaaaagaagctggaaaaacagTTCACCCACGCCCAACCCCAGCTACAAACAATATAATCATCAATGAAATACCacaagtttcatttctgttagttttttctgtaaaatattttctttaggaaattAAAAACCTTAAGAATTTATGAATATTGTAAGTGAAAGACATTCATaacatttcaaataatgaagtggcataaaaatgcataaaatacaTAGCAATTCAATCTCTATTTTCAAACTATTCTCACAGTCTCATGAGAGTTGATTTAGAGAAGGAcacaaaaattagaaattacaTGTTAATGACATTTACTATCACCAAGATGTTACAAATTCCCTTCTACTGCAATTAAAATactattctaaaatatttttatatgttaaATGAATCTATATCTAAAGAATGAAGTTTAGCTACTTCTATGTTCAGTCTACCAACTGAATAATAGATAagatgatttgtttttttttttctacatctAACTTAATAGCTTGACATACTGTAGTTGACCTCTGGTCGGCACAGGGAGCCCAACTCAGTGAAGGTACAAGATAAAAGGACTATGGGAGAGCTAGTAAGTTGATTCAGTGGTGGGTAAAGGGTGGTATTATAGCTTGTCCCAGACGATAAATTAGTTAAGGAATGAACATGTGACAAAACTGATGATTGATAGTACATTGCAGGAGAAACTTGCATTTGGGAATGCATGTAAGAGTCATGGATTGCTGCTCCAGGTGTCATTAAAGAGTGGTTCAGTATGGTCTCTTTGTGCTGAATAGTAGTTCCACTGTATGAAGATGGCAAATGTATCACAtcattaattatttcagttcttgaTGATaccagaagggaagagaaggatccataatcagcattttcaaaatctgagaCATGAGTGCTAACAATATTCAGAGAAGACATTCCTTTTCCGTGCTTGCTGAAGGATTCGTATACCTCTCCTGAATCCTGATCTGAAAGCCTCGATCTGTTAGTTGATGTCAGAACAGCAggattccttttttctttattatcacCAATAATTTCTTGTTCTACTGCCCTTAGAGAGTATTTAATAATGTCCTCTTGATTTTTGATGGAGTTTTTTCCACCTAAGACTGTTAGAAGacttcttgctctttctgttgTTGGCAAGCTTAATTCCACTACATCCCACCCAGGGGTCAGGCTTGGAGAAATTGTATCAAGGTTGTTTTGAAGACTTAGGGGGAGTGGAGGTGTGGAGTAGCTGCTGGGAGGTACAGTGTCTCTGAATTTTGAGTCAGAATGAAGAGGCTGCCTCAATTCCAAAGACGATGTAGTTATAAATAAGTCAGAACTCattgaataattattttttataaaaagccCTGCATCTATTTGAACTTCACTTCTTGCATTATCAACAATATTTGTTACAGCATCAGTCTCCAAAACACTTTCAAACTGCAAAAGTCCATGTGTTCTTGTGCTGTTTACCAAATGATTAACTAGTGTATTGACCAAGCGAACAGTTTGGCTATCCTTTGAACATGAAGGCTGGATTCCTGAATGTGTTGTAAGGGCAGAAACAAGCTGCTGTCTATTGTTTAGGATGGTCACATTGGTTCTGCCACTTTCTACATCAGTTCCACCCTGCATATGTAAACTATGATAAAGCATTAATTTTTCCATAGAGTTTGCAACCGCCTTATCAAAGGGACTTATCTGTACAGAGTGTCGATGCAAAGGTGCTtcaagagaagggaaaagaaaatcaaaatataacTCATCATTGGAAGATATGGTTAGATTTGAGAAGTTCATTGTTGACTGCAACTGTGATTTTGTCTTgtcattgctttctgaaattctCCTTGAAAAGCCTGGATTAAATAAACTGAAGATTTGTctttctgaagctgctgcaTGGCTAGAGAAGTTCACTTCTTCAGCTCTGTGATCTGACGATCTAATTGTAGAAGTCTGCTCAGAGATACTGTCAGTCTTAGCAGGTGAGCTAATGGATGGCAACCCTTCTGTTGGGTTAAAAAGCAATTTACTGAATGAAGCTAACCAATTTTTTGATGACTCCCCAGAAAACGCTTTCAAATGATAGGAAGCAGTCCAGAAACCTGATGTCAAAGAAGGGgaaatatctaaatattttgttgGAAAATCTAAGTAATCTGGCTGCCAGGAGATGTCAACTCCGTTAATATTCTCAGGCTCTAATATAGAAAAACCTGACTCTTCACTTTTACTATGGGATGCATCTAAGTTGTTTTCCAGTACCACCTTTCTGAGGGTCTCACTTGGCTTCTTTTGAATATGTgctgaatgttttaaataattagACCAGTAATCAGTATTAGACATAAATGTGCTGTCACTTTCCAAAGACACGTCCATCAATGATTGCTGATAAACAGGCAGCGTTGCTACAACATGCATAAATGCTGAGTTAGTCCAGCTTGTTCCTACTGGAAGTGCTGACATTAGTTGttctctgctgttctctgtCACAGAAATTGTCAGTTGGCTGTCAGGCATAATTTCTGTATAagtttttttcttgatgttaaAAAAAGTTGTTGGGTTTGCATCTGGTGTGTCCACAAAGATTAATTTTGTAATGTCTCCGAAGTAATGCTCCTTAATGTGCATAGATGTAAATTGAAATTCACTGTTTTCTGctaacatggaaaaatatttcctattagTGTTGCCTTCTATCATTTCTGGGTAAACATTTTGAAGTGCAAAATCTAGCAAATCGAGTCTACTTTTTTGCAATAATAGCTTCTCTTTCATTGGTGATATAGATAAGCTAGAAAGAGAATgatatttctcttctttaatgTCAGAGGTGATATGATGATGAAATACAGTCTCATTCCAACTGTCAGGCTTCAAGACATCATTTATATGCATGAAATTGGGTGTGTCGTTGTTGGAGGATGAAATCCACAGGGCTTCTTCTCTGCGTTCATAAGCAGTGCTTCTGCTAATGGGAAGACGGAATGCTGACTCAGAGTCAGCGTAACGCAGCCCATCTGCCAGATCCCGTGCTTCCTCTGCAGTAAgacttctgttttgaagaagaGGAACTGCTGCATTCACAAAATGATCTGCAACATCATCTGCTGCATCAGAAGTGCCATCAGATGAAACTCTAGAAtcattcagaatattttcatttggtaACTGATTcatcacagtattttctgtaaaagcAGCCAAGGTACCGTTGCTAGTCTCCTCAGAGGCAGATGATATGGACACAGTTGGATGAAATAAgctgtatgtgttttttttctccagattcTCATCTGCTGAGCTTTCACTGAAACGGGGAGGCCTTTGTTTCACTGGCCAAATAATTGGGGTTGAGATAATTCCTATGGTTTTGACCCCTTCTATCCTAGACTCTTGCTGCCTTTGTGGTTGTGAATGGGAGGTTTCAGGTgaatttctcttcattctgAAGATAATCGTAGCAGGAAGTCTGATTTCCTGCAAGTCTGTGTAGTAAGCCGCATAGTTAGTGGATTAAAGAAAGTAAGTACAACTTAGCTTTCTGTTCTTGACTGTCTGTTCTGGGTCTAAAAACCAACTCAGAAATTATACCAGTTATCTGAGTAAAAGTTTATCTTGCTTCTACTGTAAATGAATTTGATCcaattttcttagtttttctgttttctcttggtAGATTTGAAGTCAAATAACAGATAACTTGTCTAGTTTTTATTCATACTAACACTATCAGGGTGTTCAGTTCCTTCTGTTAGCTAGGAAAATCAAAGTTGAACGTTCATGATGAACATGAAGTGAGTggcttcatgaaaaaaaaagcacagtttgTAAGTAAGtttcaagattttcttcttacttCTACTGCTTACTAAATCCAAATAGAATGAATCCAGATAAATTCTTTCACAGTGTCTATTATACTGCCTCATTGCCAATATACAAGGAGTGATTTGCCAAGAGAAAAAACACTCCAAGAATGCTAAATCCTACAGTAACAACTAATacatttgggggaaaaaaaagaaaaaaaaaaacaacaaacaatgcACTTCCTCCCCCCCAGCCAAGACCAGATACTGATTTACTTCTGGGGAGCACACAAAATCTTTAGTAAAAAGATCTATGAGCCTCACATGAAAATTGCAGAAGACTATTTCTGTATTCTTATTAATGGTTTAACAACTTCctttagcaaaataattttagaatCTCCTCAGAAAACGATGTTCAGTCTCTAGGAGACAGTGATGTCACCGATTTGATAAAACCTCAAAAGAAAtccttgcttttttcctgtgctAATAATAGAATCACTTActatcttattttttcccttaatctttctaaatgaaaagtaaatgataTCTGATACTGTCAACATTTTCCCTAGTAGAGTCTGATCCAGTTCTtcttgaagtcagtggaaagatTCCTGTTGACTCAGTGGAAGTGGCTTTGCTCCACAGAAATGATTCCACTTGGCTCCCCTGTGTTACCAGTGAGGAATAGAGAGTCCCAGCATACTACCACCCTGGCAGCATAAGCCACTCAATGTATGACTATCCGCAGcattaaagcatttcaaaagcatGATGCTTTAcagttccttttaaaaaatacttctccCTTCCCTTATTCTTTGCATGGGTAAATTCAGTGGGTGGTACAAAGGAACAGGGTAAACATGATACAAATAAACACTGAGTTTGGTTCTGTTCTCACACCATTCTTACAAGGGCAAGTCTAATGAAATTACTCctgatttatttcagagaaaatgaaatcagaactgAGACATGACCCTTGACTTTACACCATGAAAAACATAtcttaaaatacaacaaatttTCTCTAGAGACAGTACAAGGAAAAATGTAACACAGGATTTCTTACCATTGTTTGGCTTATCGGTTCTATTAGTATCAGGCATGttagtggtgacagtgggtggTGTAGGAGTAGTAGCATTTACAGTAGCTGGTAATAAAGATGAGAAAGAGGTGAACTTGAATGAAATATGAATGTTAATGAGGTAAGACAAAACGGGAACAATGCATGACAATGTAAATTGAAACCACTGACACATAATGCCATATATGTTAAACACTTTCTCTTTTGTACAAAGTGATGAATGGACATGAACTGAGATCCTAGTCCTGCAGTCTTCactttcactgacttcagtgggagttttgccaGTGGGAGGGTTGCAAGATCAGTCCTGTACTGCCTTCACAAATTCTAAATCCTCTTATGAGAGCATCAGATCCAAACAGCTGTGCAAAGACCAGAAAACAGATCTTACAAGCTCAATGGTGAGCTTGGAATATTTACTTGTGAAAACAGTAGTTATGTCTACTCAGGGACTGAAGATGATGAACAAATGTGAAACTAGAACTCCCATGTAAGTTTCTAATTAACTCAGTTGAACTCTATATAACAAAGAGAATTTAAATCAGACTTGAAATAATTTGACTGGAGtatatattttgaaagctttgtgTAGGATCTTAGCTGTACTGTTCCCACTGACACTAACAGGAGTCATCCCACACAGtactggaaaatgtttcccAGGAGAACTAGCTAGAACACTTTTCACATTCAGAGTAAGGAgccaaaactgaaattttcccTCACTGAAGATCGGGAGGGTACACActctagaggaaaaaaacacttcaaagatCAGACCTCTAAATTTTCAAATAGtttggaaaataattcttctaATAGCTCCCAGGAATGTAAATCCTCTCTCACTgacagatttcttctttccctgaAAACTCTTTCCACAGTGTGAAGATTCATGCAGTATACTCTCGCAGTAATATACATCTTTTGCAGATTTTGAGAAAGAACCAACTTGGAAAGTTTAGGCATCATATTTTAAGAAAGTGcacttctgatttttgttaGGCTGTTTTAGTCAACATTGTGAGTCTGAAAGTCATAAACTCCGGTCTCAGCTGAGGGAGTAGGTTCATGTTCTGGTTTCAGTGAAACTAGAAactagaggaaagaaaaggaaggctACAGTAAACAGGGATTCTAGCTGGGAAAGTGAGCATATAAAGTCACAATCTATAATATAAAAAAGCTCTTCCATGTAACTGCAGGGCTATATTgcctgaaaaacaagttttaatgCTCCTTAGTGATTTTGTCTTCCAGTCAACACTGTTAGAAGAGGTATCTTccaatgaatgaaaatatttgctaagcataatgaagaaaacagctctgtcaTCAGACCATATGTGACACAGTCTGGTGATATTGCAcaacacagaacaaacaaacaaaccaaaaaaggAATCCAAAGTAGCCTTTCAGCATAAAATAAGTCTGCAGTGctgaaagaaatacacagacatgttttcatgatttttcattattaggacaatgatgatgatgataatgaTGATGATAAGGCACAGCATGAATTTCAAAGTAGCAAATGCAGAATGTCAGTGACACTTGACCAAAaacttttcagagaaggaaacagtATTACCCTGATGAAAAGTACTCACTAAGTTTGCTGAAGTCTAAGAATGTAAGGGAGGCAAGATAGGAAGGGAACATCTTTTGTTAGAATTAGAGTCTTCTGCCTAGCAAGTtaataaagctgaagaaaaaagtgaagctTTTAGGAAAACATAATGTTTTTGTCCAAAAGTGTATCTATTTCTGCAGCCCAATTAGCCAACCTAATGAAAGatattctctctcctttcacGTCATATCATTTTAGTTAGAAGAAATCTTTTAGAGTTCTTCCAAGAGAATAGATAAACATCTTTATATAGTGGCAGTACAACCTTTTTTGATAGAAGAAGAGTAACACTGAATAAATGATGCTGTCACATTTACATAAGGTATTTGGGTACCAGTTTTTATAACATATTGTGCTTTGTGTGACAGATGCTTGAAAATTGCTGTTTGAAATCTGATTATGGGCACAACTGGCACAGCATTTCACTTTCCCTATGGAGACCTCCATATGATGCAAGACTCTGAGCCAAATCTACCTTGGAAATATCCAGGAGAAGTACACTGGAGACTATCACAGATCTCTTACTGGCTTCCCAAGAGGAgtgcattttcctttccatcctTAAATTAAATCTGATTTATTTGCATAGAAAGAGCTCCCCGCCTCCCCCTTTTGTACGTTCTCTACTGTCTCTATCTTTCAACACTCAGCTTGAAAAAGATTACATAGCTTGACATTATTTTTGAGGTAGCCTCTGTTGTGATTAAAATCTCACATATAATCTCACTTGCAGGCCTGTGTTCATGAATGTATTGTGGAAATGGGCTGATCTTGTTCATGTGGGTCATTTTTACTGAACCTCAGCCTCTAAGCATTagagaaaagaattaaagtGGAGAAATTGACAGTACCTGCATATGCAATAATTTGAACAGCATGAATGTTTTTAGGGTTCTTCTCTTCCTTGCATTCAAGTGAGCTGATATTTCAAGAGACATAgtcaatttttatttgttgtgaCTTTGACACTATTAAATCATCGTTAAGTGTTGTAACAAGTGTTTTATTAACACttgctgctgcattttcaaGTCTGAGGTTAACTTTCTTCCTTCTAATCTTAAAGTATTTAGCCTAAAAGTAGCCTACTGGAAAAATCTGAATCATAGTAAGATGCTTTGTTCATatatgacctttttttttttttatttaaagatgcACACATTTCTTATcctgttttacattttattgtgAAAATATGCAGGTGgaaaagagatggagagagaaagaaagcagtcaattaattcagttttgatATAATAGAGACCATTTAGAAAACTTATCAAGGGAGTAATCACATTTTCTCCACACATTGTATACAGGACACCCTCACATTTGATGTGACTAAAGAATTCCTTTCCTTGCTATTTCTCCTCATAGTTCagtcttttagaaataaataaattaaaaaagaagaagaagaaacagaataaaacaaaacaaatcaaggaaaataaagatttagCAAAGATGAAACTGTGAAAATGACCTGAGCTTCTTACCTTGACAAAGGCTTCCTAGGTTTGCACAACTTGTTGGTTCAATTGCAGAAGAAGGAATTAAGTATGAGcctttagaaaaagaaagtcaaatAGTTAGACAGGTTTGTCTACTGAGCATAAAATCAACTTATGTCTTGCAGTAACAAAGTCCTCTCCCTAGTTTTTCACTGACAAAACCGGTAAAGCTATTTGCCTATAAGacctatgttttttttttttttttgtcttttcttgctgctgagaGATCCATAGAACTCACTTGCAAGCCACAGTCACTTACATATCCTGCCCTAGTTTTCTCATACTCTCCCCAGCTGTAGTTAAATAACAGCCCATTAAATGAATGCAGCCTGTGTGCACTCTGAAACAACTCTATGTAGAGGGGTCAGTACGTCTGTAGAATTTATGGCACCTTCACAAGCAGCAAAACATGTGCCTTGGAGACGCATCCACCCTCTTTCTTGCAGCACAGGTTACCCACCACACAGTTCTGAGTAATATTCCCGTGGCAGACACCAGCCAGATAAAAGGTGATTAAACTTGTTACTGTGCACAGGGTGTGGGCATGATTAATATTCTGGTATGCATGATTTATAAGCAGATAATGTTGTAAGTCTGTATCTCTTCTGAATTATTAATCACTACATGCACATAGTCCGAAGATCTAGATACAAAAATGGAGAATGTAAGAATGGCTACAGGAAAAGAGCTAGTGAAACCGCATTAATTACAATTCATGTTTTACAGTGGGTCAGTTGCAGATATAGCTGCTTCTGCACatcatgctgaaaaaaatggagCCATACAGCATGGCATAATCTGAACATACTGGGAGTGTTGCCCTTTTGGCTTTCGTTTTACCACTTCAGAATCATATTGACTCAGAGAGGTTCTCTCATGAAACACCGTATCCTTCCATTAAATTAAAGAGCCACCACCCACAAGCTTGTAAAGATAGCTGAGAAAGTATTTCCTGTGATGGAAGAACAGATGAAGTGTGGGGCCTCAGTGCAGAAGTCATGACATGCCACAGATATCATTACATGTATTGCCAatagaaaatgggaagaatttaaaaagtgattCTCTATGAAGTTTTCTGTAGTTTTgtgtagggttttttgtttgtttgtttgtttgtttagttttttttttggggggtgctttttttggggggggggaggggttgTTGGTTTCTTCTTTAATAGATTGAGAGATTGTATTAAGACAAACTGTTTTCCTTGACACATTTCCTTTCAACTTCAAGAAGCATGTCCTAAGTGAATGTACTATATACTGCATGAGACTTTTTCCCAAcatatattttctaatattaaaCAGTCAACACCAAAACCTGCTGTGAGTAACCTCCTCTTGGTTCTGTACCAGGGAAAAATGACTtgaaaga
The sequence above is drawn from the Numida meleagris isolate 19003 breed g44 Domestic line chromosome 3, NumMel1.0, whole genome shotgun sequence genome and encodes:
- the ADGRG6 gene encoding adhesion G-protein coupled receptor G6 isoform X4, with protein sequence MTAHGCYNCRTMLTDPSGVFTSPCYPSDYPNSQACKWIIRAPHGFIIQLTFTDFDIEEAPGCIYDSLTLDNGESPMNLCGITAKGLSYNSTGNEMIVSFKSDFSIQKKGFNASYVRIAVSLRNQKVIIPQDPDVDAVSIAETVLVPELSQFTLCFEATKSSNDDNDDWQIFSYTDASSKEFFSFGKTTKGHFLSISDTQCILDNALPQNVELFTGTFEQLCVIGDSFSGTIGVYAKSIYHNTYCPDMFGKVIPGNGRLVLGSNSNEVSSLNGDIYNFRLWNFTMNAQTLANLSCDVKGNIVDWENEFWSIPTSALKAENNLSCGSYLIPSSAIEPTSCANLGSLCQATVNATTPTPPTVTTNMPDTNRTDKPNNDLQEIRLPATIIFRMKRNSPETSHSQPQRQQESRIEGVKTIGIISTPIIWPVKQRPPRFSESSADENLEKKNTYSLFHPTVSISSASEETSNGTLAAFTENTVMNQLPNENILNDSRVSSDGTSDAADDVADHFVNAAVPLLQNRSLTAEEARDLADGLRYADSESAFRLPISRSTAYERREEALWISSSNNDTPNFMHINDVLKPDSWNETVFHHHITSDIKEEKYHSLSSLSISPMKEKLLLQKSRLDLLDFALQNVYPEMIEGNTNRKYFSMLAENSEFQFTSMHIKEHYFGDITKLIFVDTPDANPTTFFNIKKKTYTEIMPDSQLTISVTENSREQLMSALPVGTSWTNSAFMHVVATLPVYQQSLMDVSLESDSTFMSNTDYWSNYLKHSAHIQKKPSETLRKVVLENNLDASHSKSEESGFSILEPENINGVDISWQPDYLDFPTKYLDISPSLTSGFWTASYHLKAFSGESSKNWLASFSKLLFNPTEGLPSISSPAKTDSISEQTSTIRSSDHRAEEVNFSSHAAASERQIFSLFNPGFSRRISESNDKTKSQLQSTMNFSNLTISSNDELYFDFLFPSLEAPLHRHSVQISPFDKAVANSMEKLMLYHSLHMQGGTDVESGRTNVTILNNRQQLVSALTTHSGIQPSCSKDSQTVRLVNTLVNHLVNSTRTHGLLQFESVLETDAVTNIVDNARSEVQIDAGLFIKNNYSMSSDLFITTSSLELRQPLHSDSKFRDTVPPSSYSTPPLPLSLQNNLDTISPSLTPGWDVVELSLPTTERARSLLTVLGGKNSIKNQEDIIKYSLRAVEQEIIGDNKEKRNPAVLTSTNRSRLSDQDSGEVYESFSKHGKGMSSLNIVSTHVSDFENADYGSFSSLLVSSRTEIINDVIHLPSSYSGTTIQHKETILNHSLMTPGAAIHDSYMHSQMQVSPAMYYQSSVLSHVHSLTNLSSGTSYNTTLYPPLNQLTSSPIVLLSCTFTELGSLCRPEVNYSMSSY